Proteins found in one Paraburkholderia caballeronis genomic segment:
- the aspS gene encoding aspartate--tRNA ligase, with protein sequence MSMRSEYCGLVTEQLLGQTVSLCGWVHRRRDHGGVIFIDLRDREGLVQVVCDPDRAEMFKVAEGVRNEFCVQVKGVVRNRPEGTVNATLKSGQIEVLCHELNVLNASVTPPFQLDDDNLSETTRLTHRVLDLRRPQMQHNLRLRYRVTMAVRKYLDSRGFIDIETPMLTKSTPEGARDYLVPSRVNAGQFFALPQSPQLFKQLLMVANFDRYYQIVKCFRDEDLRADRQPEFTQIDCETSFLDEQEIRDLFEDMARHVFQETIGVELDPKFTVMKYSEAMRRFGSDKPDLRVKLEFTELTDAMKDVDFKVFSTPANTKDGRVAALRVPKGGELSRGDIDGYTEFVRIYGAKGLAWIKVNEVAKGRDGLQSPIVKNLHDAAIAAILERTGAQDGDIIFFAADRAKVVNDSLGALRLKIGHSEFGKANGLVEAGWKPLWVIDFPMFEFDEEENRYVAAHHPFTSPKDEHLEYLETDPGRCLAKAYDMVLNGWEIGGGSVRIYREEVQSKVFRALKIGPEEARSKFGFLLDALQYGAPPHGGIAFGLDRIVTMMAGADSIRDVIAFPKTQRAQCLLTQAPSPVDERQLRELHIRLRQPEQKVAQ encoded by the coding sequence ATGTCGATGAGATCTGAATACTGCGGTCTGGTGACCGAACAGCTGCTGGGCCAAACCGTTTCGCTGTGCGGATGGGTGCATCGCCGCCGCGATCATGGCGGGGTCATCTTCATCGACCTGCGCGATCGCGAGGGCCTCGTTCAGGTGGTCTGCGATCCGGATCGCGCCGAGATGTTCAAGGTCGCGGAAGGCGTGCGCAACGAGTTCTGCGTGCAGGTCAAGGGCGTCGTGCGCAACCGTCCGGAAGGCACGGTCAACGCGACGCTGAAGAGCGGCCAGATCGAAGTGCTGTGCCACGAGCTGAACGTGCTGAACGCGTCGGTCACGCCGCCGTTCCAGCTCGACGACGACAACCTGTCCGAGACGACGCGCCTCACGCATCGCGTGCTCGATCTGCGCCGTCCGCAGATGCAGCACAACCTGCGCCTGCGTTATCGCGTGACGATGGCCGTGCGCAAGTATCTCGACTCGCGCGGTTTCATCGACATCGAAACGCCGATGCTCACGAAGAGCACGCCGGAAGGCGCGCGCGACTACCTCGTGCCGTCGCGCGTGAACGCGGGCCAGTTCTTCGCGCTGCCGCAGTCGCCGCAACTGTTCAAGCAGTTGCTGATGGTCGCGAACTTCGACCGCTACTACCAGATCGTCAAGTGCTTCCGCGACGAAGACCTGCGCGCGGATCGCCAGCCGGAATTCACGCAGATCGACTGCGAAACGTCGTTCCTCGACGAGCAGGAAATCCGCGACCTGTTCGAGGACATGGCGCGTCACGTGTTCCAGGAAACGATCGGCGTCGAGCTGGATCCGAAGTTCACCGTGATGAAGTATTCGGAAGCGATGCGCCGCTTCGGCTCGGACAAGCCTGACCTGCGCGTGAAGCTCGAATTCACCGAGCTGACCGATGCGATGAAGGACGTCGACTTCAAGGTGTTCAGCACGCCGGCCAACACGAAGGACGGCCGCGTCGCGGCGCTGCGCGTGCCGAAGGGCGGCGAGCTGTCGCGTGGCGACATCGACGGCTACACCGAGTTCGTGCGCATCTACGGCGCGAAGGGTCTCGCGTGGATCAAGGTCAACGAGGTCGCGAAGGGTCGTGACGGCCTGCAAAGCCCGATCGTGAAGAACCTGCACGACGCGGCGATCGCCGCGATCCTGGAGCGCACCGGCGCGCAGGACGGCGACATCATCTTCTTCGCGGCGGATCGCGCGAAGGTCGTCAACGACAGCCTCGGCGCGCTGCGCCTGAAGATCGGCCACTCGGAATTCGGCAAGGCGAACGGCCTCGTGGAAGCGGGCTGGAAGCCGCTGTGGGTGATCGACTTCCCGATGTTCGAGTTCGACGAGGAAGAGAACCGCTACGTCGCCGCGCACCATCCGTTCACGAGCCCGAAGGACGAGCATCTGGAATACCTGGAAACCGATCCGGGCCGCTGTCTCGCGAAGGCTTACGACATGGTGCTGAACGGCTGGGAAATCGGCGGCGGTTCGGTGCGGATCTATCGCGAGGAAGTGCAGAGCAAGGTGTTCCGCGCGCTGAAGATCGGCCCGGAGGAAGCGCGCTCGAAGTTCGGCTTCCTGCTCGACGCGCTGCAGTACGGCGCGCCGCCGCATGGCGGCATCGCGTTCGGCCTCGACCGCATCGTCACGATGATGGCGGGCGCCGATTCGATCCGCGACGTGATCGCGTTCCCGAAGACGCAGCGCGCGCAATGCCTGCTGACTCAGGCGCCGAGCCCGGTGGACGAGCGGCAACTGCGCGAACTGCACATCCGTCTGCGTCAGCCCGAGCAGAAGGTCGCGCAGTAA
- a CDS encoding 3-hydroxyacyl-CoA dehydrogenase/enoyl-CoA hydratase family protein — translation MSNFIIRKVAVLGAGVMGAQIAAHLINARVPVLLFDLPAKEGPKNAIALKAIENLKKLSPAPFGVKDDAQFITPANYEDDIEKLAECDVVIEAIAERMDWKHDLYRKVAPHLNPNAIFASNTSGLSITELSKGFDDALKARFCGVHFFNPPRYMHLVELIPTEHTKPEILDQLETLLTSVVGKGVVRAKDTPNFIANRVGVFSILAVIAEAKQFGLRFDEVDDLTGSRLGRAKSATFRTADVVGLDTMAHVIKTMQDNLAADPFFPVYETPAVLAALVQKGALGQKSGAGFYRKEGKTIKVLDPNSGEYVDGGGKADELIGRILKRPPAERLKLLRETQHPQAQFLWAIFRDVFHYIAVHLESIADNAREVDFAIRWGFGWNEGPFEDWQAAGWKQVAEWVKEDIDAGKALASAPLPAWVFDGPVAQAGGVHTAEGSWSPAAQRFVPRSTLPVYERQVFRAPLAGEAGADPKQWGNTLFETEHVRAWTDSRAGEDDVVIVSFKSKMNTIGPGVLEGLIRAIELAEQRYKAVVVWQPTSLKLGTPGGPFSAGANLEEAMPAFMMGGAKGIEPFVKNFQQSMLRVKYANVPVVTAVSGIALGGGCELMLQSAKRVAHVESYVGLVEVGVGLVPAGGGLKEAALRAADAANAVGAAPGDLLRFLQKSFENAAMAKVSGSALEARAMGYLKPSDTIVFNVFELLDTAKQEARALAAAGYRPPLRPTQIPVAGRSAISTIKASLVNLRDGRFISEHDFLIASRIAEAVCGGDVEAGSLVDEEWLLALERRAFVDLLGTQKTQERIMGLLQTGKPVRN, via the coding sequence GTGAGCAATTTCATCATTCGCAAGGTGGCCGTGCTCGGCGCCGGCGTGATGGGCGCGCAGATCGCCGCGCACCTGATCAACGCCCGCGTGCCGGTGCTCCTTTTCGACCTGCCCGCGAAGGAAGGCCCGAAGAACGCGATCGCGCTGAAGGCGATCGAGAACCTGAAGAAGCTGTCGCCCGCGCCGTTCGGCGTGAAGGACGACGCGCAGTTCATCACGCCCGCGAACTACGAGGACGACATCGAGAAGCTCGCGGAATGCGACGTCGTGATCGAGGCGATCGCGGAGCGGATGGACTGGAAACACGACCTGTACCGCAAGGTCGCGCCGCACCTGAACCCGAACGCGATCTTCGCGAGCAACACGTCGGGGCTGTCGATCACCGAACTGTCGAAGGGCTTCGACGACGCATTGAAGGCGCGCTTCTGCGGCGTGCATTTCTTCAATCCGCCGCGCTACATGCACCTGGTCGAACTGATCCCGACGGAACATACGAAGCCGGAAATCCTCGACCAGCTCGAAACGCTGCTGACGAGCGTCGTCGGCAAGGGCGTCGTGCGCGCGAAGGACACGCCGAACTTCATCGCGAACCGCGTCGGCGTGTTCTCGATCCTCGCGGTGATCGCGGAGGCGAAGCAGTTCGGCCTGCGTTTCGACGAGGTGGACGACCTGACCGGCAGCCGTCTCGGCCGCGCGAAGTCGGCGACGTTCCGCACTGCCGACGTCGTCGGTCTCGACACGATGGCGCACGTCATCAAGACGATGCAGGACAACCTCGCGGCCGATCCGTTTTTCCCCGTCTACGAGACGCCCGCGGTGCTCGCGGCGCTCGTGCAGAAGGGCGCGCTCGGCCAGAAGAGCGGCGCGGGTTTCTATCGCAAGGAAGGCAAGACCATCAAGGTGCTCGACCCGAATAGCGGCGAGTACGTCGACGGCGGCGGCAAGGCGGACGAGCTGATCGGCCGCATCCTGAAGCGTCCGCCCGCCGAGCGGCTGAAGCTGTTGCGCGAGACGCAGCATCCGCAGGCGCAGTTCCTGTGGGCGATCTTCCGCGACGTGTTCCACTACATCGCGGTGCATCTCGAATCGATCGCGGACAACGCGCGTGAAGTCGACTTCGCGATCCGCTGGGGCTTCGGCTGGAACGAAGGCCCGTTCGAGGACTGGCAGGCGGCCGGCTGGAAGCAGGTCGCCGAATGGGTGAAGGAAGACATCGACGCGGGCAAGGCACTGGCGAGCGCACCGCTGCCCGCGTGGGTGTTCGACGGCCCGGTCGCGCAGGCGGGCGGCGTGCATACCGCCGAAGGCTCGTGGTCGCCGGCCGCGCAGCGTTTCGTGCCGCGCTCGACGCTGCCGGTCTACGAACGCCAGGTGTTCCGCGCGCCGCTTGCCGGGGAAGCGGGCGCCGATCCGAAGCAGTGGGGCAACACGCTGTTCGAGACCGAGCACGTGCGCGCATGGACCGACAGCCGCGCGGGCGAGGACGACGTCGTGATCGTGTCGTTCAAGAGCAAGATGAACACGATCGGCCCGGGTGTGCTCGAAGGGCTGATCCGTGCGATCGAACTCGCGGAGCAGCGCTACAAGGCGGTCGTCGTGTGGCAGCCGACGTCGCTGAAGCTCGGCACGCCGGGCGGCCCGTTCTCGGCCGGCGCGAATCTCGAAGAGGCGATGCCCGCGTTCATGATGGGCGGCGCGAAGGGCATCGAGCCGTTCGTGAAGAACTTCCAGCAGAGCATGCTGCGCGTGAAATACGCGAACGTGCCGGTCGTGACCGCGGTGTCGGGCATCGCGCTCGGCGGCGGCTGCGAACTGATGCTGCAAAGCGCGAAGCGCGTCGCGCACGTCGAGAGTTATGTCGGGCTGGTCGAAGTCGGCGTTGGTCTCGTGCCGGCCGGCGGCGGTCTGAAGGAAGCAGCGCTGCGCGCAGCCGACGCGGCGAACGCGGTCGGCGCCGCGCCGGGCGACCTGCTGCGGTTCCTGCAGAAGTCGTTCGAGAATGCCGCGATGGCGAAGGTGTCCGGCTCCGCGCTCGAAGCGCGCGCGATGGGCTACCTGAAGCCGTCGGACACGATCGTGTTCAACGTGTTCGAACTGCTCGACACCGCGAAGCAGGAAGCGCGCGCGCTCGCGGCGGCCGGCTACCGTCCGCCGCTGCGTCCGACGCAGATTCCGGTCGCGGGCCGCTCCGCGATCTCGACGATCAAGGCGTCGCTCGTGAACCTGCGCGACGGCCGCTTCATCAGCGAGCATGACTTCCTGATCGCGAGCCGCATCGCGGAAGCGGTGTGCGGCGGCGACGTGGAGGCGGGCAGCCTGGTCGACGAGGAATGGCTGCTGGCGCTGGAGCGCCGCGCGTTCGTCGACCTGCTCGGCACGCAGAAGACGCAGGAGCGGATCATGGGCCTGTTGCAGACCGGCAAGCCGGTGCGCAACTGA
- a CDS encoding acyl-CoA dehydrogenase C-terminal domain-containing protein — protein MGQYAAPLRDMQFVLHELLNVEGEVKQMPKHADLDADTINQVLEEAGKFCSEVLFPLNQVGDREGCTYAGDGVVTTPTGFKEAYRQYVEAGWPALGCDPQYGGQGLPAFVNNALYEMLNSANQAWSMYPGLSHGAYECLHAHGTPEQQQTYLPKLVSGVWTGTMCLTEPHCGTDLGILRTKAEPNGDGSYAISGTKIFISSGEHDMAGNIVHLVLARLPDAPQGTKGISLFVVPKFIPTAAGEPGERNPVKCGSIEHKMGIHGNATCVINLDNAKGWLVGEPNKGLNAMFVMMNAARLGVGMQGLGLTEVAYQNSLAYAKERLQMRALTGPKAPDKPADPIIVHPDVRRMLLTQKAWAEGARAFTYWAALQIDKELSHADEAARKEAADLVALLTPVIKAFLTDNAFESTNLGMQVYGGHGFISEWGMEQYVRDARINQIYEGTNTIQSLDLLGRKVLGDMGAKLKKFGKLVTDFVEAEGVKPEMQEFVNPLADIGDKMQKLTMEIGMKAMQNPDEVGAAAVPYLRTAGHLVFSYFWARMARIALDNEASGDPFYKSKLATARFYFAKLLPETAATIRQARAGSKTLMDVDEALF, from the coding sequence ATGGGACAGTACGCCGCCCCGCTGCGCGACATGCAGTTCGTGCTGCACGAACTGCTGAACGTCGAAGGCGAAGTGAAGCAGATGCCGAAGCACGCGGATCTGGATGCCGACACGATCAACCAGGTGCTGGAGGAGGCGGGCAAGTTCTGCTCCGAGGTGCTGTTTCCGCTGAATCAGGTCGGCGACCGTGAAGGCTGCACCTACGCGGGCGACGGCGTCGTGACGACGCCGACCGGGTTCAAGGAAGCGTACCGGCAGTATGTCGAGGCGGGCTGGCCGGCGCTCGGCTGCGACCCGCAGTACGGCGGCCAGGGGTTGCCCGCGTTCGTGAACAATGCGCTGTACGAAATGCTGAATTCGGCGAACCAGGCGTGGTCGATGTATCCGGGCCTGTCGCACGGCGCGTATGAATGCCTGCACGCGCACGGCACGCCGGAGCAGCAGCAGACCTATCTGCCGAAACTCGTGTCCGGCGTGTGGACCGGCACGATGTGCCTGACCGAGCCGCACTGCGGCACCGATCTCGGCATCCTGCGCACGAAGGCCGAGCCGAACGGCGACGGCTCGTATGCGATCAGCGGCACGAAGATTTTCATTTCGAGCGGCGAACACGACATGGCCGGGAACATCGTGCACCTCGTGCTCGCGCGCCTGCCGGACGCGCCGCAGGGCACGAAGGGCATCTCGCTCTTCGTCGTGCCGAAGTTCATCCCGACCGCGGCCGGCGAGCCGGGCGAGCGCAATCCGGTGAAGTGCGGCTCGATCGAGCACAAGATGGGCATTCACGGCAACGCGACCTGCGTCATCAATCTCGACAACGCGAAGGGCTGGCTCGTCGGCGAGCCGAACAAAGGCCTGAACGCGATGTTCGTGATGATGAACGCCGCGCGCCTCGGCGTCGGCATGCAGGGGCTCGGGCTCACCGAGGTCGCGTACCAGAACTCGCTTGCGTATGCGAAGGAGCGTTTGCAGATGCGCGCGCTGACCGGCCCGAAGGCGCCGGACAAGCCCGCCGATCCGATCATCGTGCATCCGGACGTGCGCCGGATGCTGCTCACGCAGAAGGCGTGGGCCGAGGGCGCGCGCGCGTTCACGTACTGGGCGGCGCTGCAGATCGACAAGGAGCTGTCGCACGCGGACGAAGCCGCGCGCAAGGAAGCCGCCGACCTCGTCGCGCTGCTGACGCCGGTCATCAAGGCGTTCCTGACCGACAACGCGTTCGAGAGCACGAACCTCGGCATGCAGGTGTACGGCGGCCACGGCTTCATCTCCGAGTGGGGGATGGAGCAGTACGTGCGCGACGCGCGAATCAACCAGATCTACGAAGGCACGAACACGATCCAGTCGCTCGACCTGCTGGGCCGCAAGGTGCTCGGCGACATGGGCGCGAAGCTGAAGAAGTTCGGCAAGCTCGTCACCGACTTCGTCGAGGCCGAAGGCGTGAAGCCGGAAATGCAGGAGTTCGTGAACCCGCTCGCGGACATCGGCGACAAGATGCAGAAGCTGACGATGGAAATCGGCATGAAGGCGATGCAGAACCCGGACGAGGTCGGCGCGGCCGCGGTGCCGTACCTGCGCACCGCCGGCCATCTGGTGTTCTCGTATTTCTGGGCGCGGATGGCGCGCATCGCGCTCGACAACGAAGCGTCCGGCGATCCGTTCTACAAATCGAAACTCGCGACCGCGCGTTTCTACTTCGCGAAGCTGCTGCCGGAAACGGCGGCGACGATCCGCCAGGCGCGCGCGGGTTCGAAGACGCTGATGGACGTCGACGAAGCGCTGTTCTGA
- a CDS encoding FmdB family zinc ribbon protein, with protein sequence MPIYAYRCDACGFAKDVLQKLSDAPLTQCPSCGKDAFRKQVTAAGFQLKGSGWYVTDFRGGSGSNSAPATGAKPAGDAAASDSGKTAGGDGGDAATSASPSASASTAAGTADGS encoded by the coding sequence ATGCCGATCTACGCTTATCGCTGCGACGCCTGCGGCTTCGCGAAGGACGTGCTGCAAAAGCTCAGCGACGCGCCGCTGACGCAGTGCCCGAGCTGCGGCAAGGACGCGTTCCGCAAGCAGGTGACCGCTGCGGGCTTCCAGCTGAAGGGTTCCGGCTGGTACGTGACCGATTTCCGCGGCGGCAGCGGCAGCAATAGTGCGCCGGCGACCGGCGCGAAACCCGCAGGCGACGCGGCGGCATCCGACAGCGGCAAGACGGCGGGCGGTGACGGCGGCGATGCCGCGACGTCCGCCTCGCCGTCCGCATCGGCGAGCACCGCGGCCGGCACGGCCGACGGTTCCTGA
- a CDS encoding phospholipase D-like domain-containing protein — protein sequence MIDVDHRSRMQLRQLLLGRRYRSRYRFTSGNDVKLFCSGTELFGALIERIDTATRDVALETYIFCDDAVGQALSAALIRAAGRGVRVRVITDGIGTARLALFDTWRAAGVEHRIYNPHLFGSFGFSRTHRKLAVIDDLYAYCGGINVVDDLDQNGKPLPFPRWDFAVELSGPVVVDVREAVELQWRRIRLGHRPALQTVASSASPLFPAVPATAGVGPGAPRAAPAPTASSSSSSQYVARPSTDPAQAAGPHRMSQNRAARLIERLRARLRASVRDPRTARVPCVAFVARDNVVNRRAIEKAYLDAIGEARTEVLLANPYFMPGRRLRRALVEAASRGVSVKLLIGRKEFALLDRAVPFLYHALLSAGVQIAEYEKTMLHGKVAVVDSKWGTVGSSNLDALSLVLNNEANVLLVLHPEIAKLRACILAAFDDAVPIDRAHYDARPAWERALNWLAYSTYRAAMKLLTVGGYD from the coding sequence ATGATCGACGTCGACCACCGCAGCAGGATGCAATTGCGCCAGTTGCTGCTCGGCCGGCGCTATCGGTCGCGCTACCGCTTCACGAGCGGCAACGACGTGAAGCTGTTTTGTTCAGGGACCGAACTGTTTGGTGCGCTGATCGAGCGGATCGACACCGCGACGCGCGACGTCGCGCTCGAAACCTACATCTTCTGCGACGACGCGGTCGGTCAGGCGCTGTCGGCCGCGCTGATCCGCGCGGCCGGCCGCGGCGTGCGCGTGCGCGTGATTACCGACGGCATCGGCACCGCGCGGCTCGCGCTGTTCGACACGTGGCGCGCGGCCGGCGTCGAGCACCGGATCTACAATCCGCATCTGTTCGGCAGCTTCGGCTTTTCGCGCACGCATCGCAAGCTCGCGGTGATCGACGACCTGTATGCGTATTGCGGCGGCATCAACGTCGTCGACGATCTCGACCAGAACGGCAAGCCGTTGCCGTTTCCGCGCTGGGACTTCGCGGTCGAACTGAGCGGACCGGTCGTCGTCGACGTGCGCGAGGCAGTCGAGTTGCAGTGGCGGCGCATCCGGCTCGGCCATCGGCCGGCGTTGCAGACCGTCGCGTCGTCCGCGTCGCCGCTTTTTCCCGCCGTGCCCGCGACGGCCGGCGTCGGCCCCGGCGCGCCGCGCGCCGCGCCTGCGCCCACTGCTTCTTCGTCGTCTTCGTCCCAATACGTCGCGCGGCCTTCGACCGATCCGGCGCAGGCAGCAGGCCCGCACCGGATGTCGCAGAATCGCGCGGCGCGCCTGATCGAACGGCTGCGTGCGCGTCTGCGCGCGAGCGTGCGCGACCCGCGTACCGCGCGCGTGCCGTGCGTCGCGTTCGTCGCGCGCGACAACGTCGTGAACCGCCGCGCGATCGAGAAGGCGTATCTCGACGCGATCGGGGAGGCGCGCACCGAAGTGCTGCTCGCGAATCCGTATTTCATGCCGGGACGGCGCCTGCGCCGCGCGCTCGTCGAGGCCGCGTCGCGCGGCGTGTCGGTGAAGCTGCTGATCGGCCGCAAGGAGTTCGCGCTGCTCGATCGCGCGGTGCCGTTCCTGTATCACGCGCTGCTGAGCGCGGGCGTCCAGATTGCGGAGTACGAAAAGACGATGCTGCACGGGAAGGTCGCGGTCGTCGATTCGAAGTGGGGGACCGTCGGGTCGTCGAACCTCGACGCGTTGAGTCTTGTGCTGAACAACGAGGCGAACGTGCTGCTGGTGCTGCATCCGGAGATCGCGAAGCTGCGCGCATGCATCCTCGCCGCGTTCGACGACGCGGTGCCGATCGACCGCGCGCACTACGACGCGCGTCCCGCGTGGGAGCGCGCGCTGAACTGGCTTGCGTATTCGACGTATCGCGCGGCGATGAAGCTGCTGACGGTCGGAGGTTACGACTGA
- a CDS encoding methyltransferase domain-containing protein: protein MNEPKRPSQPAAGMPEFTTRDPAQPAFWDERFEQGFTPWDQQGVQPAFEAFAVAHAGLPVLIPGCGNAWEARWLVERGYEVRAIDFAAVAVANARAVLGEHAPVIEQADFYAYRPPFTPGWIFERAFLCALPKAQRGRYAARMAELLPPGGLLAGFFFIGDTPKGPPFGIDRAELDGLLAPHFELIDDRPVDGSLPVFAGRERWITWRRRAAKTPRGS from the coding sequence ATGAACGAACCGAAACGCCCATCGCAGCCCGCCGCGGGCATGCCGGAATTCACGACTCGCGACCCGGCGCAGCCGGCGTTCTGGGACGAGCGGTTCGAACAGGGTTTCACGCCGTGGGACCAACAGGGCGTGCAGCCGGCGTTCGAGGCGTTCGCGGTCGCGCACGCGGGGCTGCCGGTGCTGATTCCCGGCTGCGGCAACGCGTGGGAGGCGCGCTGGCTCGTCGAGCGGGGTTACGAAGTGCGCGCGATCGACTTCGCCGCGGTCGCGGTCGCGAATGCCCGCGCGGTGTTGGGCGAACACGCGCCGGTTATCGAGCAGGCCGACTTCTACGCGTATCGGCCGCCTTTCACGCCCGGCTGGATTTTCGAACGGGCGTTCCTGTGCGCGCTGCCGAAAGCGCAGCGCGGCCGGTATGCGGCGCGGATGGCCGAACTGCTGCCGCCGGGCGGGCTGCTCGCCGGCTTCTTCTTCATCGGCGACACGCCGAAAGGCCCGCCGTTCGGCATCGACCGCGCGGAACTCGACGGGCTGCTCGCGCCGCACTTCGAACTGATCGACGACCGGCCGGTCGACGGCTCGCTGCCGGTGTTCGCGGGCCGCGAGCGCTGGATCACGTGGCGCCGGCGCGCGGCGAAGACGCCGCGCGGGTCTTGA
- a CDS encoding DUF502 domain-containing protein, translated as MTTKKTTTLKTVFLTGLLVLVPLAITLWVLSLVIGTMDQTLLLLPESWQPERLFGVKLPGLGAVLTIAFIFVVGVLTHNFIGQKLVEWWNAIVRRIPLVGPLYSSIQQVSDTLLSSNGNAFRKALLIEYPRKGSWTIAFLTGIPGGDVVNHLHEDHVSVYVPTTPNPTSGFFLILPKREVVELDMTVDAALKYIVSMGVVAPASPARRPVDPPL; from the coding sequence ATGACGACGAAGAAAACGACGACGCTCAAGACGGTGTTCCTGACCGGGCTGCTGGTGCTGGTGCCGCTCGCGATCACGCTGTGGGTGCTGAGCCTGGTCATCGGCACGATGGATCAGACGCTGCTGCTGCTGCCCGAATCGTGGCAGCCGGAGCGGCTGTTCGGCGTGAAGCTGCCGGGGCTCGGCGCGGTGCTGACGATCGCGTTCATCTTCGTGGTCGGGGTGCTCACGCATAACTTCATCGGGCAGAAGCTCGTCGAGTGGTGGAACGCGATCGTGCGCCGCATCCCGCTCGTCGGTCCGCTGTACAGCAGCATCCAGCAGGTGTCCGACACGCTGCTGTCGAGCAACGGCAACGCGTTTCGCAAGGCGCTGCTGATCGAATACCCGCGCAAGGGCTCGTGGACAATCGCATTCCTGACCGGCATCCCGGGCGGCGACGTGGTCAACCACCTGCATGAAGACCACGTGAGCGTCTACGTGCCGACGACGCCGAATCCGACGTCGGGCTTCTTCCTGATCCTGCCGAAGCGCGAGGTGGTCGAGCTGGACATGACCGTCGATGCCGCGCTCAAGTATATTGTTTCGATGGGTGTCGTCGCGCCAGCTTCACCGGCAAGGCGTCCTGTCGATCCTCCGCTGTAA
- a CDS encoding TetR/AcrR family transcriptional regulator: protein MRKGEQTRAAILDAALDLAGRDGLEGLTIGLLAERMQMSKSGVFAHFGSREDLQVEVVREYHRRFEEEVFFPSLREPRGLPRLRAMLSRWFEKRIHEVTTGCIYISGAVEYDDRADSQVREQLVASVTMWRAALLRAISQAIEEGHLRRDTDPALMLFELYSVTLGLHHDGRFLHLPDAVDHAWAALEKLIVSYQSDGR, encoded by the coding sequence ATGCGAAAAGGCGAACAGACACGAGCCGCCATTCTCGACGCAGCACTGGACCTCGCGGGCCGCGACGGCCTCGAAGGACTGACGATCGGCCTGCTGGCCGAGCGCATGCAGATGAGCAAGAGCGGCGTGTTCGCGCACTTCGGCTCGCGCGAGGATCTGCAGGTCGAGGTGGTGCGCGAGTATCACCGGCGGTTCGAGGAGGAAGTGTTCTTTCCGAGCCTGCGCGAGCCGCGCGGCCTGCCGCGTCTGCGCGCAATGCTGTCGCGCTGGTTCGAGAAGCGCATCCACGAAGTGACGACCGGGTGCATCTATATCAGCGGCGCGGTCGAGTACGACGATCGCGCGGACAGCCAGGTGCGCGAGCAGCTCGTCGCGAGCGTCACGATGTGGCGCGCGGCGCTGCTGCGGGCCATTTCGCAGGCCATCGAAGAAGGGCATTTGCGGCGCGACACCGATCCCGCGCTGATGCTGTTCGAACTGTATAGCGTGACGCTCGGCCTGCATCACGACGGCCGTTTCCTGCATCTGCCGGACGCGGTCGATCATGCGTGGGCCGCGCTCGAAAAACTGATTGTTTCGTATCAGAGCGACGGCCGCTAG
- the nudB gene encoding dihydroneopterin triphosphate diphosphatase, with product MQKPPKIPESVLVVIHTPQLDVLIIERADRPGFWQSVTGSKDQLDEPFALTAAREVAEETGIVVGTPDVPADALVDWRREIEYEIYPVWRHRYAPGVTRNTEHWFSLRVPRRVDVTLAPREHTAWLWLPYEEAAARCFSSSNRDAILQLPARLREAGRPPGAS from the coding sequence ATGCAGAAGCCGCCGAAGATTCCGGAATCCGTACTTGTCGTCATCCATACGCCGCAACTGGACGTGCTGATCATCGAGCGCGCGGACCGGCCCGGCTTCTGGCAGTCGGTCACCGGCTCGAAGGATCAGCTCGACGAACCGTTCGCGTTGACCGCGGCGCGCGAGGTCGCGGAGGAGACCGGCATCGTGGTCGGCACGCCGGACGTGCCGGCCGATGCGCTCGTCGACTGGCGCAGGGAAATCGAATATGAGATCTATCCAGTGTGGCGTCATCGTTATGCGCCGGGCGTCACGCGCAACACCGAGCACTGGTTCAGCCTGCGCGTGCCGCGTCGCGTCGACGTGACGCTCGCGCCGCGCGAGCACACCGCGTGGCTGTGGCTGCCGTATGAAGAGGCGGCCGCGCGCTGCTTCTCGTCGTCGAACCGCGACGCGATCCTGCAACTGCCCGCGCGTCTGCGCGAAGCAGGACGCCCGCCCGGAGCGTCATGA